AGAACGGTGGTGAAAAAATGATAGAAGTAAAAGGGATAAAAAAGAGCTTCAAAGAAAAAGAAGTATTAAAAGGCGTGGATTTTGACGTAAAAGAAGGGGAAAAGTTTGTAATATTAGGGGAAAATGGAGCAGGGAAATCCACACTGTTTTATATATTAACAAAAGTATATAATCCCGATGAAGGAGAAATAAAAATAAAAGAAGGGAAATATTTATTGGGCTTCGTAGAAGAACCACAGTTTATAAAAACCATGAATGCGTATGAAAATATGAAATATATTAGCTCGAGCATATATAAGAAAGTCACAAAAGAAGAAATGGATAAATATTTAAAAATAACAGGAATACAGCAACATGCAAAGAAAAAAGTAGGTAAATATTCCACGGGAATGAAAAAAAGACTGGCAGTATCGTTATTATTAATGATAGATCCGGATATATACATATTCGACGAACCAACAGAAGGACTGGATCCAATAGAAAGAAAAAACTTCATGAAATTAATGGAAGAATTAAAAGAAAGAGGAAAAGGGATAATAATAAGCACACACGTATTATCAGAAGCAAAAGAAATGGCTGATAGAGTGGGAATATTATACGATGGAAAAATACAGAAAATAATGTCAAGAGAAGACTTTGATAAACAGAATGAATATATAATAGACGCAGAGGCAAAAAGATATCCAGAATGGCTGGAATACCGAATAGAAGATGGAAAAGCGATAATAAAAAGCGACAACATAATGGAAACGCTGGAAAAATTAAAACAGGAAGGGATAAAAATAAAAGACATAGAAAAAAACACATCAATACTGGAAAAAACATTCATAAAAATATCCTCGGGAGATGGGAAAAATGATTAAAGCAGAACTACAAAAAATAAAAAAAGACAAATTCTTTCTATCATCGCTAATAATATATTACTTCTTCTCAACAATAAAAGCCAAAGGAATAGTATATCTAATAGCAAGATCATATTATGGGCAACCAGAAATGTCATATATAGCAGCAAAATACTTTGGAGGCATGTGGAACTTCTTAGGATTAATACAGCTAATAACAATAATATTTGGAATAAAAGTATTGCATGAAACAACAGAAAGCAGATTATACACATACATATTCATGAAAAACAGCAGATTAAAATTCTACAGCAAAAAAGCCATATCGTTACTGTGGATAACAACAATATACAGTATATATAACCTGATAATTTTCAGCTACTATTATATAACAATAATAGGAAAACCGGAAATAAAAGATTTAATAATGACAATAGTAATATATATAAACTATGAAATAGCGATACTATTTACAGCAATACTGGGAATGATGATATATACAATAGTAAAAAACAACCTATTCTCAATAATGGTATCGTTATTTGTAATATACACATATTTCCTATTGCCAAGATACAACAAAATATATCATCCATTAAACTACGTATATTTAATGACAAAAAAATTAATAAGCTCAAAAGGGATAGAGTTTGTAATATACGTGGGATTGTGGAGAATAATAATACCAATGGCAATCACAATGTTAATATTCACAATAGGATATAGATTCTTCAGGAAATATGAACCAAAGTATTGAGGGGGCTATACGAAACCAGAAAGAAGTGTATGGAAGTATTAATTGTGATGGGGATGTATTTAACCAAATGAGGCTTTTGCCTCATTTGGTTAGTTGTTAAGATTTAAATAAACATTCGTAAAAATCTTAAATTTAAGTATTTTGGTTTAAAAGAGGTGAAAAAATGGGAAAAAATCTTAAATTTACATTTTTCTTTTTTATATTATTCATTGTTATAATATTTACTATAGGTGGAGTAAAAAAAATTAGAATAAGAGAATTTAATGAATTCAAGAGGAATCTGGATAATCAAGGATTTCAATATTATCCATTAAATAAAAGTTATTTTATTCACGTGTTTAATGATGAAAATACCAAAAATAATTTGGTATTATATATAGATGAAAATTCTGAATACAAAAAAATATATATAGAATATTATGAATTTTTTAATAATAAAATAGCAAAAATAAAATTTGATAAAATAAAAACAATTTTAAATTCAGGTGATTTTTTAAAATTAAAGACTAAATTTGAAATAAGAGTTATAGACTATTATTTTATTACTCAAAAATATAAAGGTCTTTATTTTTATATATACAAAAATAAGAACAAACTTGTTATTTTATATGGTAGAGAAAAAAATGCTGTGGAGAAAATAAGTAAGATATTATTATAAATGATTATTTTTTATTATTTTGAAAAGGGATAGATATGAACAAAGTAAAATTGTTTATGAATTTTATATATTCAAGATTATGGAGGAAATAAAGGTGAAACACTTGAGAAAAATGTTAAAATCAATAGAAAGTCTATTATATATATTGATTATAAGTAGTATTTTTTGGTTTTTTTCTATAAAAAATTCAATAGAAAATAATAACAATAATATTGTCAATTTTATTTTGGTCTATCTTATGTTCATTATAATTTTTGAAATTGGAAGGAGAGTTGATTTCCAATGGAAAACTACTTTTTTTAAAATTTTAATAACTACAATAATAGTTTTTGGTTTTGGATATATAATAGGCATTTCCTTGAAAGTAAGATTTGATATAGCATTTATTTTAGCTTTTAGTGATCTATTTCTGTGTTATAAGATAAAAGATGATAAAAATCTTTCAAAGTAATTAATTATATAGTATTAAATAAATTTAGGTTAAAAATCTATTTTTCTTTTTTTATATAATAATATATTAATGAAGAAGCTACTCCGAGAAAGGTAAAAGCTATCATTAAACTCAGATAAAGTGCTCCTCCATTTATTGGATTTAATAACACTTTTACCAAAATCAAAATTGAAAATAATATCAGCAAAATACCGGAGAGTAAGGATATTTGCTTTAAATTAATTTTTATCACTCCCTTTAGAATAGTTTATAAAATAGATTTATATACACGTAAGAAATTCTCACCTGTTATTTTCTTTATTTCGGTTTCAGTATATCCATGTTCTTTTAATTTCTCAATTAATACAGGTATTTCTTTATGAGTGTTTAAAGAATCTACTTGCTCATCTCTAAACATATCACATAAATCAAAACCAAATCCCACATGTTCTACTCCTACAAGGTTTGCAATGTAATCTATATGCTTAATTAAGCCATTAATATTATTTTCAGAGTTATTATCTGTTACAAACATACCATTTGCATTTATTCCAATTACTCCACTGTTATTTGCAATAGCCTTTATTTGTTCATCTGTTAAATTTCTTTTTGAATTAAAAAGTTTTCTGACATTGGAGTGTGATGCAATAATAGGTTTTGTAGTAAATTTAATTACATCCCAAAAGCCACTATCGTTTAAATGACTTACATCAATCAACATTCCCAATCGTTCTGCCTCTTTCACAATTTTAACTCCAAAACTGCTTAATCCTCCTTCTGTACCAGTTTCTACTTCAGAGAAAAAAGCACCATCTGCAACGTAATTTCTTCGACTCCAGACTAAACCAGCAAATCTTACTCCTAATTCATAGAACACTTTTAATAAATATAAATCATTTCCAATGGGATCTAAACCTTCGAATGAAAGTAATATTCCAAGCTTTTGATTATCAATTGCGTATTGAATATCCTTCATATTTCTGCATAGCATTATTTTTCCTTCAGATTCCTCAATTTCATAATGTAAAGATGCTATTTGGTCCAAAGCGTTTCTCAATGCCATTTCTGGAATGTATTTTTCTGAAATAAATAATGAAGACACTATAATATTAACCTTTCCTTTTTTAAAATCATCATAAAATCTATTCATTATTACCTGTTTTTTTCCTTCTTTCCTTCTCTCAGTTACATATGTAAGTAAATCAAAATGTGCATCGATAATAAGA
This is a stretch of genomic DNA from Marinitoga piezophila KA3. It encodes these proteins:
- a CDS encoding ABC transporter ATP-binding protein encodes the protein MIEVKGIKKSFKEKEVLKGVDFDVKEGEKFVILGENGAGKSTLFYILTKVYNPDEGEIKIKEGKYLLGFVEEPQFIKTMNAYENMKYISSSIYKKVTKEEMDKYLKITGIQQHAKKKVGKYSTGMKKRLAVSLLLMIDPDIYIFDEPTEGLDPIERKNFMKLMEELKERGKGIIISTHVLSEAKEMADRVGILYDGKIQKIMSREDFDKQNEYIIDAEAKRYPEWLEYRIEDGKAIIKSDNIMETLEKLKQEGIKIKDIEKNTSILEKTFIKISSGDGKND
- a CDS encoding ABC transporter permease, translated to MIKAELQKIKKDKFFLSSLIIYYFFSTIKAKGIVYLIARSYYGQPEMSYIAAKYFGGMWNFLGLIQLITIIFGIKVLHETTESRLYTYIFMKNSRLKFYSKKAISLLWITTIYSIYNLIIFSYYYITIIGKPEIKDLIMTIVIYINYEIAILFTAILGMMIYTIVKNNLFSIMVSLFVIYTYFLLPRYNKIYHPLNYVYLMTKKLISSKGIEFVIYVGLWRIIIPMAITMLIFTIGYRFFRKYEPKY
- a CDS encoding dipeptidase, with translation MNTDNYLIIDAHFDLLTYVTERRKEGKKQVIMNRFYDDFKKGKVNIIVSSLFISEKYIPEMALRNALDQIASLHYEIEESEGKIMLCRNMKDIQYAIDNQKLGILLSFEGLDPIGNDLYLLKVFYELGVRFAGLVWSRRNYVADGAFFSEVETGTEGGLSSFGVKIVKEAERLGMLIDVSHLNDSGFWDVIKFTTKPIIASHSNVRKLFNSKRNLTDEQIKAIANNSGVIGINANGMFVTDNNSENNINGLIKHIDYIANLVGVEHVGFGFDLCDMFRDEQVDSLNTHKEIPVLIEKLKEHGYTETEIKKITGENFLRVYKSIL